From the Macaca nemestrina isolate mMacNem1 chromosome 7, mMacNem.hap1, whole genome shotgun sequence genome, one window contains:
- the LOC105497533 gene encoding neuronal acetylcholine receptor subunit alpha-7 isoform X2: MSWTDHYLQWNVSEYPGVKTVRFPDGQIWKPDILLYNSADERFDATFHTNVLVNSSGHCQYLPPGIFKSSCYIDVRWFPFDVQHCKLKFGSWSYGGWSLDLQMQEADISGYIPSGEWDLVGIPGKRSEKFYECCKEPYPDVTFTVTMRRRTLYYGLNLLIPCVLISALALLVFLLPADSGEKISLGITVLLSLTVFMLLVAEIMPATSDSVPLIAQYFASTMIIVGLSVVVTVIVLQYHHHDPDGGKMPKWTRVILLNWCAWFLRMKRPGEDKVRPACQHKQRRCSLASVEMSAVAPPPASNGNLLYIGFRGLDGMHCAPTPDSGVVCGRMACSPTHDEHLLHGGQPPEGDPDLAKILEEVRYIANRFRCQDESEAVCSEWKFAACVVDRLCLMAFSVFTIICTIGILMSAPNFVEAMSKDFA; the protein is encoded by the exons TGCGGATGAGCGCTTTGACGCCACATTCCACACCAACGTGTTGGTGAATTCTTCTGGGCATTGCCAGTACCTGCCTCCAG GCATATTCAAGAGTTCCTGCTACATCGACGTGCGCTGGTTTCCCTTTGATGTGCAGCATTGCAAACTGAAGTTTGGATCCTGGTCTTATGGAGGCTGGTCCTTGGATCTGCAGATGCAGGAGGCAGATATCAGTGGCTATATCCCCAGTGGAGAATGGGACCTAGTGG GAATTCCCGGCAAGAGGAGTGAAAAGTTCTATGAGTGCTGCAAAGAGCCCTACCCCGATGTCACCTTCACAGTGACCATGCGCCGCAGGACCCTCTACTACGGCCTCAACCTGCTGATCCCCTGTGTGCTCATCTCTGCCCTTGCCCTGCTGGTGTTCCTGCTTCCTGCAGATTCCGGGGAGAAGATTTCCCTGG gGATAACAGTCTTACTCTCTCTCACTGTCTTCATGCTGCTCGTGGCTGAGATCATGCCTGCAACATCTGATTCAGTACCATTGATAG CCCAGTACTTCGCCAGCACCATGATCATCGTGGGCCTCTCGGTGGTGGTGACGGTGATCGTGCTGCAGTACCACCACCACGACCCCGACGGGGGCAAGATGCCCAAGTGG ACCAGAGTCATCCTTCTGAACTGGTGCGCGTGGTTCCTGCGCATGAAGAGGCCGGGAGAGGATAAGGTGCGCCCGGCCTGCCAGCACAAGCAGCGCCGCtgcagcctggccagcgtggagATGAGCGCCGTGGCGCCGCCGCCTGCCAGCAACGGGAACCTGCTGTACATCGGCTTCCGCGGCCTGGACGGCATGCATTGCGCCCCGACCCCCGACTCCGGGGTGGTGTGCGGCCGCATGGCCTGCTCCCCAACGCACGACGAGCACCTCCTGCACGGTGGGCAGCCCCCCGAGGGGGACCCGGACCTGGCCAAGATCCTGGAGGAGGTCCGCTACATCGCCAACCGCTTTCGCTGCCAGGACGAAAGCGAGGCGGTCTGCAGCGAGTGGAAGTTCGCCGCCTGCGTGGTGGACCGCCTGTGCCTCATGGCCTTCTCGGTCTTCACCATCATCTGCACCATCGGCATCCTGATGTCGGCTCCCAACTTCGTGGAGGCCATGTCCAAAGACTTTGCGTAA